The Sulfurimonas lithotrophica genome includes a region encoding these proteins:
- a CDS encoding patatin-like phospholipase family protein — translation MVGDTKEIVLALSGGGARGAYHLGVLQYLDEQNIKVKAICGTSIGSIIAASYASGVSPKEQLEIFKSKGLKKMFSFAWFRESLFNVNVNIPCIDALIKKSRFEELDIPVYITAMDLQNGDEIYFNRGDIRTLCTASSALVPMFKPVEHEGKVLVDGGFFNHMPYKPLKKYDYPLVGVNLNPIVKKASRPRLMSYLKKVIAIRMFITADSQRDEYDYYISNDEILKYSIFSLKNFDELFELGYADAKKVFSV, via the coding sequence TTGGTTGGAGATACAAAAGAAATAGTATTGGCACTATCAGGTGGCGGTGCAAGGGGTGCATATCACTTAGGGGTGCTTCAATATCTGGATGAGCAAAATATAAAAGTTAAGGCAATCTGCGGCACTTCAATTGGTTCTATAATTGCAGCTTCTTATGCATCCGGGGTATCTCCAAAAGAACAGTTAGAGATATTTAAATCAAAAGGTTTAAAGAAAATGTTCTCTTTTGCTTGGTTTAGGGAGTCTTTATTTAATGTTAATGTAAATATTCCGTGTATAGATGCACTTATAAAAAAAAGTAGATTTGAAGAGTTGGATATACCCGTATATATAACGGCTATGGATTTGCAAAACGGAGATGAGATTTATTTTAACCGTGGAGATATCAGAACACTGTGTACAGCATCTAGTGCTTTAGTACCTATGTTTAAACCTGTTGAACATGAAGGTAAGGTTCTGGTTGATGGCGGTTTTTTTAACCATATGCCTTATAAGCCTCTTAAGAAATACGATTATCCTCTTGTCGGTGTAAATCTAAACCCAATCGTCAAAAAAGCAAGCAGACCTAGGCTTATGAGTTATTTGAAAAAAGTTATAGCTATCAGGATGTTTATAACAGCTGATAGTCAAAGAGATGAGTATGATTACTATATTTCAAATGATGAAATATTAAAATACTCCATCTTTTCATTAAAAAATTTTGATGAGTTGTTTGAGCTGGGCTATGCAGATGCAAAAAAAGTTTTTAGTGTTTAG
- the sppA gene encoding signal peptide peptidase SppA, producing MNFIKKIFYPIGATLKYIQEHFKAMLFVLLLFLIFAPTEEANLNPVNLQEIKLVGPIFDATDVVQKIDKARENPNIRGVLLDVNSPGGAVAPSVEIAYAIKRLKEVKPVIVYASGTLASGSYYASIWASEIMVNPGSMVGSIGVVMQGADVSELMSKIGIKSQSVQAGKYKKVGTGDRAWTKYEVDELNKVIYGTYDMFTKDVADARGLKFKNRDEFANAHIFTASQAKDVGLIDSLGVKYDAKKKVQALSGVAFPEWSKEDKFDKLMKKLAAEASASIHMYFPELTLR from the coding sequence ATGAACTTTATTAAAAAAATATTTTATCCAATCGGAGCGACACTAAAGTATATACAAGAGCATTTTAAAGCGATGCTTTTCGTACTTTTACTTTTTTTGATTTTTGCACCTACAGAAGAGGCAAATTTAAATCCCGTAAATTTACAAGAGATTAAATTGGTCGGTCCTATATTTGACGCAACCGATGTAGTTCAAAAAATAGATAAAGCAAGAGAAAACCCAAATATTAGAGGTGTACTGCTAGACGTAAACTCACCGGGCGGTGCTGTAGCCCCATCTGTTGAGATAGCTTATGCTATTAAAAGACTAAAAGAAGTCAAACCTGTAATCGTATATGCAAGCGGAACACTTGCGAGCGGTAGTTACTATGCTTCTATATGGGCAAGTGAGATTATGGTAAATCCCGGAAGTATGGTCGGTAGCATCGGTGTTGTGATGCAAGGAGCAGATGTAAGTGAACTTATGAGTAAAATAGGCATCAAAAGCCAAAGTGTCCAAGCGGGTAAATACAAAAAAGTAGGCACTGGTGATCGTGCATGGACTAAATATGAGGTTGATGAACTCAACAAAGTTATCTACGGTACTTATGATATGTTTACAAAAGACGTAGCAGATGCGAGAGGACTAAAGTTTAAAAACAGAGACGAGTTTGCAAATGCGCATATATTTACGGCTAGTCAAGCTAAAGATGTCGGATTAATAGACTCACTCGGTGTCAAATACGATGCAAAAAAGAAAGTTCAAGCTCTAAGCGGTGTAGCATTTCCGGAGTGGAGTAAAGAGGATAAGTTTGATAAGTTGATGAAAAAACTTGCTGCAGAAGCTTCTGCATCTATCCATATGTATTTTCCGGAGCTAACTCTTAGATAA
- a CDS encoding DUF5718 family protein, with translation MAKYKNYIGLGIAGNFALHLDQAGEAEDFKDVITEDEAAPKGMFPFYLPKPVAAAKDILNTYPLDADYIKLPDEDVNVQAEPEVGLVCELEYTGEKLVAIKPTHFGAYNDCSIRVKGASKISDKKNWGESSKGLSNTLFEIDSFSKGGIMDKFSIASFLRRGNEVHAYGEDVELNGYSYFYTKLTDWMVNQISTQEDFGPLEDLISYISECEQPSKAIISIGATRYTKYGETTFLKPQDEVIIVVYDNTKHSASEISKRVIDSVYTDDTMSVLKQKVL, from the coding sequence ATGGCAAAATACAAAAACTATATAGGTTTAGGCATAGCGGGCAACTTCGCCTTGCATCTAGACCAAGCGGGCGAAGCTGAGGATTTTAAAGATGTTATCACAGAAGATGAAGCAGCACCCAAAGGGATGTTTCCTTTTTATCTACCAAAACCCGTAGCTGCCGCAAAAGATATATTAAATACTTATCCGCTGGATGCAGACTACATAAAACTGCCTGATGAAGATGTAAACGTTCAAGCCGAACCAGAGGTCGGACTTGTTTGTGAGTTGGAATATACGGGTGAGAAACTTGTAGCTATAAAACCGACTCATTTTGGGGCATATAACGACTGTTCTATCCGTGTAAAAGGTGCTTCAAAAATCAGCGATAAAAAGAACTGGGGAGAATCTTCCAAAGGTTTATCTAACACTCTTTTTGAAATAGATTCATTTTCAAAGGGCGGAATAATGGATAAGTTTTCAATAGCTTCATTTTTACGTCGAGGAAATGAAGTTCATGCATATGGAGAAGATGTTGAGCTTAACGGTTACAGCTACTTTTACACAAAACTAACAGACTGGATGGTAAACCAAATAAGTACGCAAGAGGATTTTGGACCTTTAGAGGACTTAATCTCTTACATATCAGAGTGTGAACAACCATCTAAAGCCATAATATCCATAGGTGCTACACGTTACACTAAGTATGGAGAGACTACATTTTTAAAACCGCAAGATGAAGTAATCATAGTTGTATATGACAATACTAAACACTCTGCTAGTGAAATCTCAAAAAGAGTTATAGATTCTGTATATACGGATGATACTATGAGTGTTTTAAAACAAAAAGTTCTTTAG
- a CDS encoding GNAT family N-acetyltransferase produces the protein MNLKWIDNIDSVDWNELSHLYKIAPLGDKKPNDLKMAFSNSMYKHFVYKDNQLIGVGRALADGIDCSYICDVAIHPDFQGKGIGKDIVNKLTEQSKHHNKIILFASPGKEEFYSKLGYYKMNTAMAIFKNHERCVKIGLIG, from the coding sequence TTGAACTTAAAATGGATAGATAATATTGATAGTGTTGATTGGAATGAGTTGTCACACTTGTACAAAATAGCACCCCTTGGAGATAAAAAACCAAATGATTTAAAAATGGCATTTTCAAACAGTATGTATAAACACTTTGTATATAAAGACAATCAGCTTATCGGTGTCGGTAGAGCTTTGGCTGACGGAATTGATTGTTCATATATTTGCGATGTAGCTATACATCCTGATTTTCAAGGTAAAGGCATCGGTAAAGATATAGTTAACAAACTCACAGAACAATCAAAACATCACAATAAAATCATTTTATTTGCAAGTCCGGGCAAAGAAGAGTTTTACTCAAAACTCGGATACTATAAAATGAATACGGCGATGGCTATATTTAAAAACCATGAGAGATGTGTAAAAATAGGTTTAATAGGTTAA
- a CDS encoding translation initiation factor: MSRGKKLDLFIGADIDDGWAEVQTPRKSKIASDILEPEKHQLFFSKEKRRGKVVTLVGEFFLRKEDATTTLKTLKKKLGCGGSFKESFMEFQGDIKDKIRPLLVDAGFKFKPKH, encoded by the coding sequence ATGTCACGCGGTAAAAAACTAGACCTGTTTATAGGTGCAGATATAGACGATGGCTGGGCGGAAGTACAAACTCCAAGAAAATCTAAAATAGCATCCGATATACTAGAACCGGAGAAACATCAACTGTTTTTCTCAAAAGAGAAACGCCGAGGAAAAGTCGTAACTCTTGTGGGAGAGTTTTTTCTAAGAAAAGAAGATGCCACAACTACTCTTAAAACTCTAAAAAAGAAACTTGGGTGCGGTGGTAGTTTTAAAGAAAGTTTTATGGAATTTCAAGGCGATATAAAAGATAAAATCAGACCTCTTTTAGTCGATGCAGGTTTTAAATTTAAGCCTAAACACTAA
- a CDS encoding UDP-2,3-diacylglucosamine diphosphatase, translating to MKYKSIFVSDIHLGTRFSQAEHFLDFLKDTESDNLYLVGDIIDGWAIKRKFKWAQSHSDVIQKVLRKARKGTNVYLITGNHDEFLRPFTPLIMGDNLYIKNECEYVSSEGKKYLVTHGDFFDSITMTKKWLAILGDVGYDFILFINHYLQKIRKLMRVKKYWSLSKYVKDNIKSSVSFITDFEGVLTTHAEKKGYNGVICGHIHKAEAKQINGIEYLNCGDWVESCSCIVENFDGSFEVINWLEIQKK from the coding sequence ATGAAATATAAATCAATCTTTGTATCAGATATCCATCTCGGCACGCGTTTTTCCCAAGCAGAACATTTTTTAGACTTCTTAAAAGATACGGAATCGGATAACCTTTATTTGGTCGGAGACATTATTGACGGTTGGGCGATAAAAAGAAAGTTTAAATGGGCTCAATCTCACTCCGATGTAATTCAAAAGGTACTAAGAAAAGCTAGAAAAGGTACAAATGTTTATTTGATTACCGGCAATCATGATGAATTTTTACGTCCGTTTACTCCGCTTATAATGGGAGATAATCTATATATAAAAAATGAGTGTGAGTATGTGTCTTCCGAAGGTAAAAAGTATCTTGTAACTCACGGCGATTTTTTTGACAGTATCACTATGACAAAAAAATGGCTTGCAATACTTGGAGACGTGGGGTATGACTTTATTCTTTTTATAAACCACTATCTGCAAAAGATACGAAAACTTATGAGAGTTAAAAAGTACTGGTCACTCTCAAAATATGTAAAAGACAATATAAAAAGTTCAGTATCATTTATAACAGACTTTGAAGGTGTGCTTACGACCCATGCGGAAAAAAAAGGATATAATGGCGTTATATGCGGACATATTCATAAGGCTGAGGCAAAACAGATTAACGGTATAGAGTATTTAAACTGCGGTGACTGGGTTGAATCTTGTAGTTGCATTGTTGAGAATTTTGATGGAAGTTTTGAGGTTATAAATTGGTTGGAGATACAAAAGAAATAG
- the xseA gene encoding exodeoxyribonuclease VII large subunit yields MNTLSVSALNEQIKTLLETSFTRVLVEGELSRITFHNSGHIYFTLKDSSSAISAVMFRGNASRLKFQLQEGMKVILEGAVSVYTPRGSYQINCFNIEPAGQGALALAYEQLKQKLQDKGYFNPETKKQLPKFPRRIALITSATGAALQDMLRVANHRYRDIEIDIYDVLVQGESAASSIASAIDVASVKNYDILVVGRGGGSMEDLWAFNEEIVADAIFASVVPVVSAVGHEIDTVISDFVADLRAPTPSAAMQMILPDEKELYQYLDSISNQFTQIIEQKIDKKNQELSHLKQLYKQNSIENKLTQKIQEIKSLKESFYQQISFKISNKQNELTSVLKNLESNNPKYKTKRGFAQLSRNKKVIDISELKIDDDFELMDDKVVIYANVLKKENIG; encoded by the coding sequence ATGAATACTCTGAGTGTATCGGCACTGAATGAACAGATAAAAACCCTGCTTGAAACGAGTTTTACGAGAGTACTCGTTGAGGGTGAACTCTCACGTATAACTTTTCATAACTCGGGGCATATATACTTTACTCTAAAAGACTCTTCATCTGCTATATCTGCAGTTATGTTCAGAGGTAATGCATCCAGGCTGAAATTTCAACTCCAAGAGGGGATGAAAGTTATACTTGAGGGTGCAGTAAGTGTATATACACCTCGCGGAAGTTACCAGATAAACTGTTTTAATATTGAACCTGCAGGGCAGGGTGCTTTAGCTTTGGCGTATGAGCAACTAAAGCAAAAACTCCAAGACAAAGGCTATTTTAATCCTGAAACTAAAAAACAACTTCCAAAATTTCCAAGACGTATAGCACTTATTACTTCTGCAACAGGAGCGGCACTACAAGATATGCTAAGAGTTGCAAATCACAGGTACAGAGATATAGAGATTGATATATATGACGTACTTGTTCAAGGTGAGAGTGCAGCAAGTTCAATAGCATCAGCCATAGATGTAGCATCTGTAAAAAACTATGATATATTGGTAGTGGGTCGCGGTGGCGGAAGTATGGAGGATTTGTGGGCATTTAACGAGGAGATCGTTGCAGATGCTATCTTTGCATCTGTTGTGCCTGTCGTCAGTGCCGTCGGGCATGAGATAGATACCGTTATAAGTGATTTTGTAGCAGATTTGCGTGCACCTACTCCGAGTGCGGCGATGCAAATGATATTACCCGATGAGAAGGAACTTTATCAGTATCTTGATAGTATATCAAATCAGTTTACACAGATAATAGAGCAAAAAATAGATAAAAAAAATCAAGAACTAAGCCATTTAAAACAGCTTTATAAGCAAAACTCAATAGAAAACAAGCTTACTCAAAAAATTCAGGAGATAAAGTCTTTAAAAGAGAGTTTTTATCAACAAATCTCTTTTAAAATAAGTAATAAACAAAATGAACTTACTAGCGTTTTGAAAAATTTAGAATCAAATAATCCCAAGTATAAAACAAAACGCGGTTTTGCCCAACTCTCACGCAATAAAAAAGTTATAGATATAAGTGAATTGAAAATAGATGATGATTTTGAGTTGATGGATGATAAGGTAGTGATTTATGCAAACGTGTTAAAAAAAGAAAATATAGGCTAA
- a CDS encoding pyrimidine dimer DNA glycosylase/endonuclease V, protein MRLWSIDLSYLDSKGLVALWREGLLAQNVLLGKTKGYKNHPQLLRFKNTDNPKLAISAYLHFVVDEADKRGYSFKRDKIIHNKKCNNIEVTSGQIKYEFNHLLKKLKVRDPKRYEEISSINEIKLHPLFVKIDGDIEEWEII, encoded by the coding sequence ATGAGACTATGGTCAATAGATTTATCATACTTGGATTCAAAAGGTTTAGTGGCACTTTGGAGAGAAGGACTGCTTGCTCAAAATGTACTGCTTGGCAAAACAAAAGGATATAAAAATCATCCTCAGCTATTGCGTTTTAAAAATACGGACAATCCTAAATTAGCTATTTCCGCTTATCTTCACTTTGTAGTTGATGAAGCAGATAAAAGAGGATATAGTTTTAAAAGAGATAAAATTATACATAATAAAAAATGTAACAACATAGAAGTTACAAGCGGTCAAATAAAATATGAATTTAATCATCTGCTAAAAAAGTTAAAAGTTCGAGATCCAAAAAGATACGAAGAAATAAGTTCAATAAATGAAATCAAATTACACCCTCTTTTTGTTAAAATAGATGGCGATATAGAAGAATGGGAAATAATTTAG